ACCAAGGATTGGTCCTCGAGAGGTCCTGTGCAAATACCCCATCTTGCACCCTGCCGCAAGCTTGCTATTTGCGCCATGACCGAATCTTCGGCATCGGGAGCGACCTGGTCCTGTAGGTATTGGAAGCTTACGACATGCCGTCAAGGGGCCCGACGGGATCAGATGCTTCAGTGGATGCTGCCGATGGCCGCGTGGGGAAAGCTTCCCACTTCCCACTTCCAAGCCTGCGGTTCCGGGCGACCCGTCgacgcaaaaaaaaaaaaaaacaaaatctccTTCTGAACACTTgccctcctttctctcctcaaCCTCAAACCTCCCTCTTgattctcatcatcttcatcatccagtcTTTCTCGTCATCCCCTAAGCCGCATCCGCGCTCCAAGTGCGATCCTCCGCCACGGACCCTTTCGCATCCTTCATTCTTATCTCAGATTGCAGCCGCCCGAGTTCCGGCTCCCTTGCCATCCAGCTACAAACGCCTCGTCTGGACGACAACTCAGGAAAGGTACGCGACGCGCCGTCTCATCACAGctccttttttctccgcTTGAGTGATCGCCCGCGGGTTACATCTGTGCCATACCGAGCCCAGTCTTCTCCGAGAGCAAGCTGACGGTCTGAGCTGTTGACTAGGTTCCCGACTGTCTGCTTCCTTCAAGCCACATCGCAGGGCGTTGGGATCGCGAATCGCCCGTTTATCTCCTTATCATCCTTATCCGTCGCAAAACCCTCCTTTTGCGCCCATCCACTCCTGGGCCAACAATTTCCCCCCTCACGGATCTGTCTCTGTCTTCGTGGTACCCCACAATTCCCTCCAAACCTCTCGAGAAATCACCTCTCGATTGTTCACAATGAGTGCCCGGACGCGCCGCCAAAAAGCTGCACTGAACGTCCCCACCGACGACAGTGAAGACCTCTCCACCCACAATGGCCACCTCGAGACTTCCTCGTCCCCTTCCAAGACCACTAAACGTGCGGcctcgaagaagagatcGCGATCCGCcgcgagagaagaagaagaaaacgaTGAAaacatcttcctcttcgcgCCGAACCTTATAGGTACGTCACCCGTGGTCTTCCTGTCTCGTGGATTGCCGCCTTTAATGAATACGTTCACCTTTGAGAATCGCTGGAGGACTGTGAGCATTGCCAACTAAAATTGGGTGCCCCTAGGATATTTCCGTGTCGTCCTCGCCTTTGCATCCCTCTACTATATgcctcttcaccctcgaACCTGTTCTCTTCTGTACAGTGTTTCATGTTTGTTGGACGCACTGGACGGATATGCGGCGCGTTATTTCAATCAATCCACCACCTTCGGGGCAGTGCTGGACATGGTAACGGATCGGTGCACCACTTCTTGCTTGCTGGTCTTTCTGAGCTCCGCCTGGCCGCGATGGGCCATTGTCTTCCAGGGTCTGATCTGCCTGGACTTGGCCAGTCATTACATGCACATGTACGCAACCCTGAGCATGGGGGGCTCTGGTCAGAGCCACAAGAAAGTCGACTCCAGCCGGAGCTGGATCCTGTATCAGTACTACCACAGTCGGGTACGTAAGCTTTTGCGGGCTCCTTTCCCTACCCTTGAgatatccttttttttgccctttttttgtttttccaaCAGACTGACCTTTTCCTCCAGGTCGTCTTGTTCATCTGCTGTGCCCTGAACGAATTGTGCTTCATTGGCCTCTACTtgctctccttctcatccccAATTTTGTCGCCCTCGCTGCTCCAGCCGGTCGGTGATGTTCAGGCGTCATCCGCGCAACCCGGAAACCCTGCTCACCCTGTCCCCACAAGTCTTTTCGCGAGCCCCTGGAGTGCCGGTGCTCTTGAAATGGCTCGCGCCAACAAGATCGATAGCTTCTGGCCTTGGGTTATCACCGGCATTTCCGCTCCCGTCATGCTGTTTAAGCAATTTGTCAACATTGTCCAAATGGTCAATGCCAGCAAATGGCTGGCCGAAGGTGATCGCCTCAATCGGCGTGCCAGCCGCAACAAATAAAGCCTCCGGTGAGCGTATTTCGACGAGAggggatcttttttttccccattcGGTCTTGCTGGCAGCATagactttctttttgttgtttttgcCCGACTTTATTCCGGGCCCTGCATCTGTTGGCGCGGGGGTTTGTGTGTGGTTAGgggtgtcttttttttaatcttttGGTTAGTTTCTCTTCAACTCATGCTTGGGACGGTGTCTCTAGATGCCAGAGTTGGATGTCCGTTCATGATGAGAGTCTGCGTGACTCGACAACCGGAGTCTTCCTTCGTGACGAGTACGCACATCCAAGGGCGAAGAACTCTCTCACGGCGGGTGGCCTGAACATACAAAGCCTACGTGTACAACGCTGtttcatcctttttcttctttccttttttcttcttgacctcctcGTTGCATTCTGTCAACTCCACTTGCTTTTGTTCTCTTGTGCCCCCCATAGAGCTCGCCTGGCTGTCGAGGAGGTTTCTTGGATCCTTTATTGTTAATGCCTGTCTCATATATTCTTTAATGCATATTCTTACGCGTATTTTTGTGTGAGTCGATGTCTCCTGTTCCGCAGCTTTTTGCGATGTTGTCATATTGCTCAGCGAGAGGCCGATGATCGTCGAATGTGGTCTCATTCCACGAAGCTGCAGCGCCCACCACGCGCTGTGCCTCGAGATTTAGCCAAGCTGGGATTTTGATTAATGTGTTCAAATTAGCAAATCTAGAACAATTCATCATCTGTGAAGATCTTCTCACGCAGTGATATCCAAGTCCCAGTATATCAAAGATATAGAACAGAGCGGACAGGTAGGACATAGATTCCTCTCATGTACGCAATAAAGTTCTAGGGGGTTGATCTCTAATGGATCATACCTCAGGTACCGATGTGTGAAGCCCAGAGACCTACTGATATCCATCTTCGGTCGATACATCCAGTGTGCTGAGTAGACCCGATTGCTGCCTCTGTAGGGCAGGTCTCCTCCTGTCCCGCcagcgaagctatacctACTTTCCGACTCCGCAATCACCATTGATACAACGGCAATATCGAACCGTAATTGCGTACCTTTGTAGTCCAGTGAAGTGGGGATTTTACTTCAATTTCAGAAACTGAGGACCCTACAGGCAGATGATTTCGCTAGTGGATAGATCAGTTCTAGTCCCTGACACGGGTCGATATGTCTGTGGACATAGGGGTGTGAGGGATGATAGGTACTATATTCGTGCGCAGTCTTCATGAGATTCAGGGGGGATTGGCGTGAACTCCCACCTATAGGCTTCCAATTGATGGCTCAGGCTACCTCACATGATACAAGCATTGTAGTTGATGTACAATGAAAAttcaaagaaagagggactgTGTCAATTAGAAATGCAGGTTCATGAGAAATTCAGCCGATGGGCGTGACCAACCTTGCCTATATTAAAATCGACGATGCGAGCGGGTTGAGCTGCAAGGGTATACCTGTGGTCAGATCGGGTAGACTGCTGATAGGTAGTACCTATACAGCTCTCTCTGACCTCGTATAGACATGAGGAGATTATGCAGGCTCCATCTACAAATCTTGGAAGTCGACGGTAACCAGCTGACTATGCAGAAGTGTCAATCACTCAGCTTCGAGGGTCACGGCATAAACTCAGAACAGGTCCGTGGAACAATTGCTTCCATCACTATATAGAGGGGTGTTCCCTGTTAGACCAGGAAGAGGGACTCTTCTAATCTGAACGCTTTGATGCAGTACTCGTTGATGAGATGAGCACATGGAGGTGGATCGGGCACCTCGATCTGCTTGCAGATCTCGTGGGGAGGTTTAGCTCTAGATCTGTGGTACATTTTCGTATTCCAGTGATGAGGATTTACTTTTTGCACAAAAGAATAGGGGGGTTGAAGGGGTGTCCAGAGTATAGGTCGATGATCTTATCAGGCTTGAGAGAGGGGAACGGTTTTTGTGGCAATCTTCTTGAAGTCAACCTCATATGAATGGCAGAGTATTGCTGCTACGAGAATGAAAGTGAGTCGAAAGCACATGACTGCCTCCATCCAAGAGTTCAacaagaagagggaaaatgTCCTCCCCATCAAGTCCTTGTCCGCGGTCTGCGTGAattccctcctccttccccccccccccccctgcaGACCAGATGAAAATCTGTGTTTTCCAATCGAAGAGGCGGGGCCCAAGAGCCACAACTCATCCCCATCCTTGATCCTGAATCTGTCACCTCGTCTCACGTTCCCATGCAGCGAAGAACTGGGAGGTCATCAGGTGATGCGATGATGCCCGCAGAGAATAGGCTGTACACCCATTCACAATTCGAATTCGAATATCTGCACCTTCCTCCCATCACCCCTGCAGTCAGACCACTCAGTTGCGATTGGGCAAATTATTGGTATCACCAGGAATGGAtcagggagagagagagggggggggggaaagggggggtGCAGAAAGTCACCACTGGACAGGGCTTGACACCGTCCAGTCCAACGGTCTTGAGACGGGTCGCCAATTCATCCAGTATGTAGAAACCCAGCCCAGACTATcggggaggaagagcaaaAGCCAGAGGGAAGACCGCTCGAGCTCTTATCGTCGATTCTCTTGGTCCACCCAGGCCTCTCACGTGTCGGTCCATGAGATGTTTGCTCGAACGAGGTCATGGACCAGTCACACAGCGCCACAGGTGTGCCATCCTTCGCGCGATTGTCGGCGAGCCGCACGGACGAGAAGATTCATGCTTCCATGGGAAATGAGCGTTTTGCCTGCTTGCTCTCTGGCGCGAGCGGTCTGGATCGCAGTGGGTCTGAGCTTACAGACGTACGATCTTGAGCTGAGAGTGAACTAAATCACGTTCGAGTTACGCGGGGCCTTTTGTCTATGAGGTATCAGCCGGGGCAGCAgtttcttcatcgtcaaggTACTGATTGAGTGTGCTTCAAAATGTCTGTCAAGCTGCTCAAAGGCTGGATCCACTGGCGGCTCGGACCGTACACATCATGAAGATCGCAGAGGATGGCGAGGACCGGGAACAGCGAACAATGGACAGTCTGTTGCACACAACGAATGGAAATACCACCACCGCGTCCCCCATGGCCACGTCCATATCATCTCATGCCCTGAACGTCTCAGTGTCACGAGTGCCCGTGTCTCTGGCAAAATTCTTCCGGGAAAAATGGCTGAAATCGTACGAGACCGGATCGCTGCTCTACCAATAGCCCTTGGCGAGCGTCGGTTTGCGACTGGATCTCAGACATCCTATCACGTTCCAAAAAAGAGCCACAAAGCGCTTAGGCCCATGCTGACAACCAAAGCAGTATAacctgtctttcttttgcctattgGAATGATCGCCCAAGCTGCCTGTACCTCCCACGTCCATCGCATGTTGCAAGATCCACGAACAGCTGCTCTCCCAGGTCAATGCCCCGACagggcccccccccccccctcaaagTCACTCTCCAGCTACTTTGCGTATTGGCGGCTCTGTAGACACAGGTCAATCAATGGTATCAATATCATCGCTTATGCAAAAGGATGTACCAAGCGATGACGACGGAAGACCAGATACGCTAGGTTTGGATTGTCCAAGGCCGAGCTCCTCAGAATGACCCCGTCAGAATCTAGTCAAATCGGCTTCTTTCCCAAGCAGGCACCTGCACAAGTGATCATCGATTACTGACTCCAAGTCAACAGCACGCTGCATTAGTTTGAGGCGACTCTTGCACTGCAGCAGCCGTGTCGTGTACCAGTCATCTCTCCATGTACTTGAAGTCGGCTGTTGGCCGGTGTCCTGCGCTTCAAATTCTATCTCACCTGCCCCGCTTCCTTCAACCTCACGCTGGGATAGCTTCACGCTGTGATCTTTTCCACTTATCATTGATTCCTTGCTCTCAAACTTGGTGTGGCACACGACTGTCGCTGCCCTAGCTTTTCCTCTCAGCACTCGCCAAGGACCCTCCGCATTGCATCGCCGCAATTTTCATTCCATATCCCCCAACACTCAAAATGACATGGCAGCCCAAGCTTCGTCCCAAAGGATTTCCTCACAGCCTTGATGACTTTGCTATAGCTTCATTGACAGAACTGGAGCATCGCTCACGGATGGGCGACGACAAACGAGATCAGCGTGTGTTTCGCGTCAAACGAAAGCACGTACTTAAAGCTTGTGATCGGTGCCgagtcaagaagaccaaggtAAAATACTCTTACCTCGTGGCGTCAGGCAACTGTGATTCATGTAAAAAATGCTTTTGTTCTGATTGATTAGTGTGATGGAAAGCAGCCCTGCAACCGGTGCTCGGTGTACAATCACCCGTGTCTTTTTCGTGAGAGGAAAGCTACTCAAACGAAAGTATACTCAAGAGGGTAAGTCAACATGTCTGCGACAAGCATTGCCTCAACAAAAAGCTGTTAGACAAGCTACTGACAATCTGTTGGCAGGTTTGTGGAAATGTTGG
This genomic window from Penicillium oxalicum strain HP7-1 chromosome III, whole genome shotgun sequence contains:
- a CDS encoding CDP-diacylglycerol--inositol 3-phosphatidyltransferase — its product is MSARTRRQKAALNVPTDDSEDLSTHNGHLETSSSPSKTTKRAASKKRSRSAAREEEENDENIFLFAPNLIGYFRVVLAFASLYYMPLHPRTCSLLYSVSCLLDALDGYAARYFNQSTTFGAVLDMVTDRCTTSCLLVFLSSAWPRWAIVFQGLICLDLASHYMHMYATLSMGGSGQSHKKVDSSRSWILYQYYHSRVVLFICCALNELCFIGLYLLSFSSPILSPSLLQPVGDVQASSAQPGNPAHPVPTSLFASPWSAGALEMARANKIDSFWPWVITGISAPVMLFKQFVNIVQMVNASKWLAEGDRLNRRASRNK